Proteins from one Natrinema salinisoli genomic window:
- a CDS encoding enoyl-CoA hydratase/isomerase family protein, with protein MEIDSDDDVLRLTFDRPEALNAMTMETADELADAIEGATPAEYGAIVITGAGDAFSAGGDLESMAETPESSQEAYERVTETFGRVVEAMLECPVPIVAKVNGDAIGAGLSIVALADIAYAAADATFSCAFVRVGLIPDTGGTVMLPHIVGLRAAKQLAFTGEFFDAERAADLELVNETVPAEELDDRVADAVDGLVDGPTATIGMMKRAMHENMGRSWGEALDYENLLQAQARTSDAHVEGVTAFLEDREPEFE; from the coding sequence ATGACGATGGAAACGGCCGACGAACTCGCCGACGCGATCGAAGGCGCCACGCCGGCGGAATACGGTGCGATCGTCATCACCGGGGCGGGCGACGCGTTCAGCGCCGGCGGCGACCTCGAGTCGATGGCGGAAACGCCCGAGTCGTCCCAAGAGGCCTACGAACGGGTCACCGAGACCTTTGGCCGCGTCGTGGAAGCGATGCTCGAGTGTCCGGTGCCGATCGTCGCGAAGGTAAACGGCGACGCCATCGGTGCGGGCCTCTCGATCGTCGCGCTCGCGGACATCGCCTACGCCGCCGCAGACGCGACGTTTTCCTGTGCGTTCGTCAGAGTCGGCCTGATCCCCGACACCGGCGGCACCGTGATGCTCCCGCACATCGTCGGGCTGCGGGCCGCAAAGCAACTCGCGTTCACCGGCGAGTTTTTCGACGCCGAGCGCGCGGCCGACCTCGAGCTCGTCAACGAGACGGTCCCCGCCGAGGAGCTCGACGACCGCGTCGCCGACGCCGTCGACGGGCTCGTCGACGGCCCGACGGCAACGATCGGCATGATGAAACGGGCGATGCACGAGAACATGGGACGGTCCTGGGGCGAGGCGCTGGACTACGAGAACCTGCTTCAGGCGCAGGCTCGCACCTCGGACGCACACGTGGAGGGCGTTACCGCGTTCCTCGAGGATCGGGAGCCGGAGTTCGAGTAA